From the Clupea harengus chromosome 15, Ch_v2.0.2, whole genome shotgun sequence genome, one window contains:
- the znf513a gene encoding zinc finger protein 513a isoform X2, whose translation MESDTDEPNGERDALTATANASTSTTPSSESAFPTYMSCRGCGRLPEDPLETGMDLVGPYCLHCCKGGSGGARDEPGGFRRGGGSGGGPALRSEAAEGVADEEGGGLGLEDGSLLKLSSCHLCGFSSRYANHVKRHMKTHNGEKPYCCPLCSYASAQLVNLQRHLRIHTGEKPYKCQSCAFACSSLGNLKRHQRMHTTAAVAVAAPNPKGQGGGGGVGGGPRRGAVYRGHSLRRPLRSHRAREESTRTSNDEIVSRNDLAHLPMGGIDGGFIQAFDSPRAEQQQPHQRTPNLQPPPPRPPPPPQQSQPPAALPPLLFPFTCRLCGVDLDDEDGTSAQICARCTLELLTKDTGGAAGERSGGGSERVYTCAACPFLTHYPNHLARHMKTHSGEKPYKCPQCDYASAHFDNLKRHHRVHTGEKPYKCHLCEYACGNLANLKRHQRVHSGAKPFQCALCSYSCNQSMNLKRHMLRHTGEKPHKCQECGYTTGHWDNYKRHQKKHGLAADGWVKVQLPGGEEGEEEEEDEEEMMVEEEEEEEEGEVV comes from the exons ATGGAGAGCGACACCGACGAGCCAAACGGCGAGCGAGATGCACTCACCGCCACCGCCAATGCCTCCACCTCTACAACCCCCTCCTCCGAATCCGCCTTCCCCACCTACATGTCTTGCCGGGGCTGCGGCCGCCTGCCGGAGGATCCCCTGGAGACCGGTATGGACCTGGTGGGGCCCTACTGCCTCCACTGCTGCAAGGGAGGGAGCGGGGGAGCGAGAGACGAGCCCGGGGGGTTCCGGAGGGGTGGTGGAAGCGGTGGGGGTCCTGCCTTGAGGTCGGAGGCAGCAGAAGGGGTGGCGGACGAAGAGGGCGGAGGGTTGGGGTTGGAGGATGGGAGCCTGCTGAAGCTTTCCTCGTGCCATCTGTGCGGCTTCTCGTCGCGCTACGCCAACCACGTCAAGCGCCACATGAAGACGCACAACGGCGAGAAGCCGTACTGCTGCCCGCTCTGCTCTTACGCCTCGGCGCAGTTGGTCAACCTGCAGCGGCACCTGCGCATCCACACTGGCGAGAAGCCCTACAAGTGCCAGAGCTGCGCCTTCGCCTGCAGCTCCCTCGGCAACCTCAAGAGGCACCAGCGCATGCACACCACTGCCGCCGTTGCTGTTGCCGCACCCAACCCCAAAGGGCAGGGAGGGGGCGGCGGAGTCGGTGGAGGCCCACGCCGGGGTGCTGTCTACAGGGGGCACAGCCTACGGAGGCCCCTAAGGAGCCACAGAGCCAGGGAGGAGTCAACGAGGACCAGTAATGATG aaattgTGTCCCGAAATGACTTGGCACATCTACCTATGGGTGGAATTGACGGTGGTTTCATACAGGCATTTGACAGCCCCCGGGCTGAGCAACAACAGCCACACCAGCGCACACCTAATCTCCAGCCCCCGCCTCCgcgcccccctcctcctcctcagcagtCACAGCCGCCGGccgccctgccccccctcctcttccccttcacCTGCCGCCTGTGCGGCGTCGACCTGGATGACGAGGACGGCACTTCGGCTCAGATTTGCGCCCGCTGCACCCTCGAGCTCCTCACTAAGGACACGGGTGGCGCGGCAGGCGAGCGCTCCGGCGGTGGCAGCGAGCGGGTCTACACGTGCGCTGCGTGCCCCTTCCTCACGCACTACCCCAACCACCTGGCGCGCCACATGAAGACGCACAGCGGCGAGAAGCCGTACAAGTGCCCGCAGTGCGACTACGCCTCGGCGCACTTCGACAACCTGAAGCGGCACCACCGCGTGCACACGGGCGAGAAGCCCTACAAGTGCCACCTGTGCGAGTACGCCTGCGGCAACCTGGCCAACCTCAAGCGGCACCAGCGCGTCCACTCCGGCGCCAAGCCCTTCCAGTGTGCCCTCTGCAGCTACAGCTGCAACCAGAGCATGAACCTCAAGCGGCACATGCTGCGCCACACCGGTGAGAAGCCGCACAAGTGCCAGGAGTGCGGCTACACCACGGGCCACTGGGACAACTACAAGCGGCATCAGAAGAAGCACGGCCTGGCCGCCGACGGCTGGGTCAAAGTGCAGCTGCCTGGCGGGGAGGAaggcgaggaggaagaggaggatgaggaggagatgatggtggaagaggaggaggaggaggaggaaggggaggtggTGTAG